From Pseudoleptotrichia goodfellowii, a single genomic window includes:
- the lon gene encoding endopeptidase La, translating into MSRKPFIATRELVVFPGVVTPIFIGRQSSLASLEEALDKFENKLILSTQKDANVEDPKLPEDVYETGVLVHVIQTVKMPNGTVKVLVEAKHRVLIGEFSERNGVQFTEYQEIFPKPIEESKAEALKRKVIDEFSNYAKTTQKILSDVIYNIKEIRNIDKVFDLICTNLMIATTVKQELLEILDVEERAYRILSILEKEVEIFTIEKDIESKVRDQMSEVQKNYYLREKIKAMREEMGEDSDSDEELEELDQKVHESKVPQELKDKLFKELSRLKKMPDFSAESSVIRSYVETVLELPWDESTKDEIDIEKAEKILNEDHYGLTEVKERILEFLAVKKLNNTLKGSIICLVGPPGVGKTSLANSVARSMNRKFTRISLGGLRDEAEIRGHRRTYIGSMPGRLINSLKQVGVNNPVMLFDEIDKMASDFRGDPASAMLEVLDPAQNHTFEDHYIDYPFDLSKVFFICTANDLGGIPGPLRDRMEIISIESYTEFEKLNIAKKYLIPQTQEENGLKDYKIPFSDASIFKIINEYTREAGVRNLRREISKLFRKMAKEALTSKSKKLSVTEAKIKDYLGNPKFREDKIKEKTGKIGVVNGLAWTAVGGTMLEVQAVKMEGKGNLQLTGKLGSVMQESAKVAYSYVRHIKNELGIKNKFNEETDIHLHFPEGAVPKDGPSAGITITTAIISVLADKEVRQDIAMTGEITITGEVLAIGGVKEKVIAAHRVGIREVVLPIDNKIDAEELPEEITKDMTFHYAETYDDVKKVVFVKGKEKSKKKETEKTKVTKKSKSAKTSKK; encoded by the coding sequence ATGTCAAGGAAACCATTTATTGCTACAAGAGAACTTGTGGTCTTTCCGGGTGTTGTAACGCCGATATTTATAGGAAGACAGTCAAGTCTGGCGAGTTTGGAAGAAGCATTGGACAAATTTGAGAATAAACTTATTCTCTCTACGCAAAAAGATGCCAATGTGGAAGATCCCAAATTACCTGAAGATGTTTATGAAACAGGAGTTCTTGTGCATGTAATACAAACGGTAAAAATGCCTAACGGTACTGTAAAAGTTCTGGTAGAAGCTAAGCACAGAGTGTTAATAGGGGAATTTTCCGAGAGAAACGGAGTACAGTTTACGGAATATCAGGAAATTTTTCCGAAACCTATAGAAGAAAGCAAAGCAGAAGCATTGAAAAGAAAAGTTATAGATGAATTTTCAAATTATGCAAAAACTACTCAGAAAATATTATCGGATGTTATATATAATATAAAAGAAATCAGAAATATAGATAAAGTTTTTGATTTGATATGTACCAATCTTATGATTGCGACAACAGTAAAACAGGAATTACTTGAAATACTTGATGTGGAAGAAAGAGCATACAGAATTTTAAGTATCCTTGAAAAAGAAGTGGAAATATTTACTATCGAAAAAGATATAGAATCGAAAGTAAGAGATCAGATGTCGGAAGTTCAGAAAAATTACTATTTAAGAGAAAAAATAAAGGCTATGAGAGAGGAAATGGGAGAAGACTCCGATTCGGACGAGGAGCTTGAAGAACTTGACCAGAAAGTCCATGAGTCGAAAGTACCTCAGGAGCTGAAAGACAAACTTTTCAAAGAACTTTCGAGATTGAAAAAAATGCCCGACTTTTCGGCAGAATCTTCAGTTATAAGATCTTATGTGGAAACTGTTCTCGAACTTCCTTGGGACGAATCTACAAAAGATGAAATAGACATTGAGAAAGCTGAAAAAATCCTTAATGAAGATCATTACGGACTGACAGAAGTAAAAGAGAGAATTTTGGAATTTTTGGCAGTGAAAAAACTGAATAATACTCTGAAAGGCTCGATTATCTGTCTTGTAGGACCTCCGGGTGTCGGGAAAACCTCACTTGCGAACTCTGTTGCCCGTTCGATGAATAGAAAATTCACGAGAATATCTCTTGGAGGACTTAGAGATGAAGCCGAAATAAGAGGACACAGAAGAACATATATCGGATCAATGCCGGGAAGACTTATAAATTCGTTGAAACAGGTAGGAGTAAATAATCCTGTCATGTTATTTGACGAAATAGATAAAATGGCTTCGGACTTTAGAGGAGATCCCGCTTCGGCGATGCTGGAAGTGCTAGATCCTGCTCAAAACCATACTTTTGAGGATCACTATATAGATTATCCTTTTGATTTATCCAAAGTGTTCTTTATATGTACGGCAAACGATTTGGGAGGAATACCCGGTCCGCTTAGGGACAGAATGGAAATAATTTCCATAGAATCTTATACGGAATTTGAAAAGCTGAATATTGCGAAAAAATATCTGATACCGCAAACACAGGAAGAAAACGGACTTAAAGACTATAAAATACCGTTTTCCGATGCTTCAATATTCAAAATAATAAATGAGTATACAAGAGAAGCGGGAGTGAGAAATCTAAGAAGAGAAATAAGCAAATTGTTCAGAAAAATGGCTAAAGAAGCTTTGACTTCCAAGTCAAAAAAACTATCGGTTACAGAAGCTAAGATAAAAGATTATCTCGGAAATCCTAAGTTCAGGGAAGACAAGATAAAAGAAAAAACAGGAAAAATAGGTGTTGTAAATGGACTTGCCTGGACAGCTGTAGGCGGAACAATGCTTGAAGTACAGGCTGTAAAAATGGAAGGAAAAGGTAATCTTCAACTTACAGGGAAATTAGGAAGTGTAATGCAGGAATCTGCTAAAGTTGCTTATTCTTATGTCAGACATATAAAAAATGAATTGGGCATAAAAAATAAATTTAATGAAGAAACAGATATTCATTTGCATTTTCCTGAGGGAGCAGTACCGAAAGACGGTCCGTCGGCAGGGATAACTATAACGACTGCTATAATATCAGTACTTGCCGATAAAGAAGTCAGACAGGATATAGCAATGACAGGAGAAATAACTATTACAGGGGAAGTTCTTGCGATAGGAGGAGTAAAAGAAAAAGTCATTGCAGCTCACAGAGTGGGTATAAGAGAAGTAGTCCTTCCGATAGATAACAAAATAGATGCGGAAGAGTTACCTGAAGAAATAACAAAAGACATGACTTTCCATTATGCGGAAACTTACGATGATGTAAAAAAAGTAGTTTTTGTAAAAGGAAAAGAAAAGTCCAAGAAAAAAGAAACAGAGAAAACAAAAGTTACAAAAAAAAGTAAATCAGCAAAAACATCGAAGAAATAA
- a CDS encoding MerR family transcriptional regulator yields the protein MNISEFSEKTGLTAYTIRYYEKKNLIKVKRDDKNRRIYDESDIEWIKFIKKLKDTGMLLKDIKVYSDLRYKGDGTISERMELLIKHRKYVKNQIKIWENYLSNLDNKIEIYKSKIRN from the coding sequence ATGAATATAAGTGAATTTTCAGAAAAGACAGGATTAACAGCGTATACAATAAGATATTACGAAAAGAAAAATTTGATAAAAGTAAAAAGAGATGATAAAAATAGAAGAATATATGACGAAAGTGATATAGAATGGATTAAATTCATAAAAAAACTGAAGGATACAGGGATGTTATTGAAAGATATAAAAGTTTATTCTGATTTGAGATATAAAGGAGACGGAACAATATCTGAAAGAATGGAACTTCTTATAAAGCATAGAAAATATGTAAAAAACCAGATAAAGATATGGGAAAATTATTTAAGTAATTTAGATAATAAAATAGAAATTTATAAATCGAAAATAAGAAATTAG
- the tig gene encoding trigger factor produces MATVKKLNETTYEVSVSRTGDELKHMKEHVLTHFKDAKVAGFRPGHVPKDVLERTFKKEIEDEILNHIISEEYSKAVSENDLKPIDNIKLEKYENENDKVELVFTIPVLPEIKLGEYKGVKAEKEELKVTDEKVNEEIERLRAGAAKLKEVEEDAAAELNDVTNINFEGFIDGEAFEGGKAEGFDLTLGSKNFIDTFEDQIVGHKKGDEFDVNVTFPENYGAENLAGKPAVFKVKVNSIKRREETELNDDLAKELGFDSMEDLKNKTKENITKREESRIENDFRNKVVEKVAEGTEVEVPEGLIQKEIQYKVNEFAQQLQMQGMSLNQYFEMTGQDLEKMRETLREPAKKSLKTQLILDEIAKAENIAASDEDVNAEVEKMAEMYGVDKDVILEDVKKSGNYARFVENTKYQIVNRKTVDFLVKEAK; encoded by the coding sequence ATGGCAACTGTAAAAAAATTAAATGAAACAACTTATGAGGTATCTGTATCAAGAACGGGAGATGAATTAAAGCACATGAAAGAGCATGTATTGACTCATTTCAAAGATGCAAAAGTAGCAGGATTCAGACCCGGACATGTTCCTAAAGACGTACTGGAAAGAACTTTTAAAAAAGAAATAGAAGACGAAATTTTAAATCATATAATTTCTGAAGAATATTCAAAAGCAGTAAGTGAAAATGATTTGAAACCTATTGATAATATAAAATTAGAAAAATACGAAAATGAAAATGATAAAGTTGAATTGGTATTTACAATACCTGTATTGCCTGAAATAAAATTGGGAGAATACAAAGGTGTAAAAGCAGAAAAAGAAGAATTGAAAGTAACTGATGAAAAAGTAAATGAAGAAATAGAAAGATTAAGAGCAGGTGCTGCGAAATTAAAAGAAGTTGAGGAAGATGCAGCTGCTGAATTAAATGACGTAACGAATATAAATTTTGAAGGATTTATAGACGGAGAAGCATTTGAAGGAGGAAAAGCCGAAGGATTTGATTTGACATTGGGATCAAAAAACTTTATAGATACATTTGAAGATCAAATCGTGGGACATAAAAAAGGCGATGAATTTGATGTAAATGTAACTTTCCCTGAAAATTACGGAGCAGAAAATTTGGCAGGAAAACCGGCAGTATTTAAAGTAAAAGTAAATTCCATAAAAAGAAGAGAAGAAACTGAACTTAATGACGATCTTGCAAAAGAATTGGGATTTGATTCAATGGAAGATTTGAAAAACAAAACAAAAGAAAACATTACTAAAAGAGAAGAAAGCAGAATAGAAAATGATTTCAGAAACAAAGTAGTGGAAAAAGTGGCTGAAGGTACTGAAGTGGAAGTTCCTGAAGGACTTATTCAAAAAGAAATCCAATACAAAGTAAATGAGTTCGCTCAACAATTACAAATGCAAGGAATGTCTTTAAATCAATATTTTGAAATGACAGGACAGGACTTGGAAAAAATGAGAGAAACATTGAGAGAGCCTGCGAAAAAATCTTTGAAAACTCAATTAATACTGGATGAAATTGCAAAAGCTGAAAATATTGCCGCTTCAGATGAAGACGTGAACGCAGAAGTGGAAAAAATGGCTGAAATGTACGGTGTTGACAAAGATGTAATTTTAGAGGATGTAAAAAAATCCGGAAATTATGCTAGATTTGTTGAAAACACTAAATATCAGATAGTAAACAGAAAAACTGTAGATTTCCTTGTAAAAGAAGCTAAGTAA
- a CDS encoding BMP family ABC transporter substrate-binding protein, which yields MKNKLFLVILMLCSIISFGANGKTINVAVIYSVRGKGDKSRNDFAYEGLMKAKKDFGIEFKEIIQKVSILDAEDQIKFLAKSGKYDLIIGIPHETQMAIRNMAREYPEQKFAVAYERLDSKIPNVATILFREEEGGFLAGALAAMMNKTCSVGFIGSTETENVKKYETGFKQGAKYINKNIVTVSSYIDGENPYFDIPLGKKKAEEMIKKYKTGVIFHDASGSGIGVLNAAQENKIFAVSSEQNEDKLAPGTVLTSVMTDLSTPVYTIVKSVVNGNFQGKEYYFGLSENAIKTTDFTYTKNTIGKEKLQKLEEIKEMIRSGKIKVRD from the coding sequence TTGAAAAATAAATTGTTTTTAGTGATTTTAATGCTTTGTTCGATTATTTCTTTCGGAGCAAACGGTAAAACAATAAATGTTGCGGTAATTTATTCTGTTAGAGGAAAAGGCGATAAATCGAGAAATGACTTTGCTTATGAAGGACTTATGAAAGCAAAAAAAGATTTCGGAATAGAGTTTAAAGAGATTATACAGAAAGTTTCTATTCTTGATGCTGAAGATCAGATAAAATTTCTGGCTAAAAGCGGGAAATACGACCTGATAATAGGAATACCGCACGAAACACAAATGGCAATCAGAAATATGGCAAGAGAATATCCCGAGCAGAAGTTTGCAGTGGCTTATGAAAGATTGGACAGTAAAATCCCGAATGTTGCCACTATTCTATTTAGAGAAGAAGAGGGCGGATTTTTGGCAGGAGCATTGGCAGCAATGATGAATAAGACTTGTTCTGTAGGATTTATAGGTTCTACAGAAACGGAAAATGTGAAAAAATACGAAACAGGATTTAAGCAGGGAGCAAAATATATAAATAAAAATATAGTAACAGTAAGTTCGTATATTGACGGCGAAAATCCTTATTTTGATATTCCTTTAGGCAAAAAGAAAGCCGAAGAAATGATTAAGAAATATAAAACAGGAGTTATATTTCACGATGCTTCGGGCAGCGGAATAGGAGTACTGAATGCGGCACAGGAAAATAAAATATTCGCAGTGTCGTCAGAACAGAATGAGGATAAACTCGCTCCGGGAACAGTTTTGACTTCGGTCATGACAGATTTGAGCACACCTGTCTACACGATAGTAAAAAGTGTAGTGAATGGTAATTTTCAAGGGAAAGAATATTACTTCGGGCTTTCTGAAAATGCTATAAAAACTACTGATTTCACATATACAAAAAATACGATAGGAAAAGAAAAGTTACAAAAATTGGAAGAAATAAAAGAAATGATAAGAAGCGGGAAGATAAAAGTGAGGGATTAG
- a CDS encoding NUDIX hydrolase, translated as MKIATICYIKKDGYTLMLKRTKKKNDIHEGKWVGVGGKMEMGESPEDCIRREVFEETGLTLKNLKLKGFLSFPGFEDEEDWYSFAFESTDFEGELIDSPEGELAWIKDDKIKDLNMWEGDIDFLEWMKKDRIFSGKITYDKGKFIKSEVIFY; from the coding sequence ATGAAAATAGCTACAATCTGCTATATAAAGAAAGACGGATATACGCTTATGCTTAAAAGAACAAAAAAGAAAAATGACATACACGAAGGGAAATGGGTAGGTGTAGGTGGAAAAATGGAAATGGGAGAAAGCCCTGAAGATTGCATTAGAAGAGAAGTGTTTGAAGAAACAGGGTTGACTTTAAAAAATTTAAAATTAAAAGGTTTTTTAAGTTTTCCGGGGTTTGAAGATGAAGAAGACTGGTATTCTTTTGCGTTTGAATCAACTGATTTTGAAGGAGAACTTATAGATTCTCCAGAAGGAGAACTGGCGTGGATAAAAGATGATAAGATTAAAGACTTGAATATGTGGGAAGGAGATATTGATTTTCTTGAATGGATGAAAAAAGATAGAATATTTTCAGGAAAAATCACATATGATAAAGGAAAGTTCATAAAATCGGAAGTTATTTTCTATTAG
- a CDS encoding SDR family NAD(P)-dependent oxidoreductase produces MSKKYVTITGASSGIGKAAAKLFAKKGKNLILIARRKNLMENLKNEILSDYPDIDIVIKDFDLTDTEKIQDLYSSLKEYNIEILINNAGSGLYQNVNEHNIEKTRNMLKLNIEALTLLSILYVKDYHNVEGSQLINISSAGGYTIVPSATVYCATKFYVSSFTEGLARELIKNNSKLKAKVLAPAATKTEFGNIANDVTDYDYDKVFGTYHTSEEIADFLYQLSESDFTVGIVDREIFTFSLSSPVFSHSYNSNKNQNLNND; encoded by the coding sequence ATGTCAAAAAAATATGTTACAATTACAGGAGCGAGTTCGGGCATCGGTAAAGCCGCTGCGAAACTGTTTGCAAAAAAAGGAAAAAATCTGATCTTAATAGCAAGAAGAAAAAATTTAATGGAAAATCTGAAAAATGAAATCTTATCTGATTACCCTGATATTGATATTGTTATTAAAGATTTTGATTTAACAGATACAGAAAAAATTCAGGATCTTTATTCTAGTCTTAAAGAATATAATATTGAAATTTTAATTAATAATGCAGGCTCCGGATTATATCAAAACGTTAATGAGCATAATATTGAAAAAACCCGGAATATGTTAAAATTAAATATCGAAGCTCTGACATTACTTTCGATTCTTTATGTTAAAGATTATCACAATGTTGAAGGAAGCCAATTAATCAATATTTCTTCGGCAGGAGGATATACAATCGTTCCGTCTGCCACTGTTTATTGTGCAACTAAATTTTATGTAAGTTCATTTACCGAAGGATTGGCAAGAGAACTGATTAAAAACAACTCAAAATTAAAAGCCAAAGTTCTTGCTCCTGCAGCTACGAAAACAGAATTCGGAAATATAGCAAACGATGTTACTGATTATGATTATGACAAAGTCTTCGGTACATATCACACAAGTGAAGAAATAGCCGATTTCTTATATCAATTATCCGAAAGTGATTTCACAGTAGGTATTGTCGATCGTGAAATTTTCACTTTCAGTTTATCTTCTCCCGTTTTCAGTCATTCTTATAATTCAAACAAAAATCAAAATTTGAATAACGATTAG
- the recJ gene encoding single-stranded-DNA-specific exonuclease RecJ has protein sequence MKNYDRDYLTFKSGEFGESELITRLLLNRGINSKEEVEKFLNSSENDLLNPFLLENMDEVTERILKAKKNREKIIIYGDYDVDGISAAAYLVIVFRKLGMNVDYYIPNRAHEGVGINSNLIKYLTKRNAGLFITVDTNIGSYEEVMMLKRNNIDIIITDHHRQTEEIKNFNIPTINPKISNNYPNRNLSGSGVAFKLADAVYEKCGVNKKILYDYLDIVMIGTVADVVPMTDENRFIIKKGLYNLRKTKIKGMKYILNYLRINPNNITTSDVGFYIAPIFNALGRIDNSKMVVEFFIEEDDFKLFSIIEEMKKANKIRRYLEIEIYNEIEEKIQRLNKPKYIFMKSRKWHSGVIGVVCSRISIKYNIPVILVSIKNGYGKASCRSIEGLNIFDMLKETSDKFERFGGHDLAAGFLVSEKYLKEIEIYLKKRLVTANKSNIEKVLYIDSALNIEQINKSKVLDINRLSPFGLDNQEPNFVDKGIKFISFTKFGVNNRHFKGFIKKNDRIISVIGYNLGHKLKFKNINKKYEIVYTPSFKSVRTDLFIELKLKDFRENRGG, from the coding sequence ATTATCTGACTTTTAAAAGCGGAGAATTTGGAGAAAGTGAGCTTATAACAAGACTTCTTTTGAACAGAGGAATAAACTCGAAAGAAGAAGTGGAAAAATTTCTGAATTCCAGTGAAAATGATTTATTGAATCCGTTTTTACTTGAAAATATGGATGAAGTAACGGAAAGAATACTTAAAGCAAAAAAAAACAGAGAAAAAATCATTATTTACGGGGATTATGACGTAGACGGAATATCTGCGGCCGCTTATCTCGTAATTGTTTTCAGAAAGTTGGGAATGAATGTCGATTACTACATTCCCAACAGGGCTCATGAAGGCGTAGGAATAAACAGTAATCTTATAAAATATCTGACTAAAAGAAATGCAGGATTGTTCATTACTGTGGATACAAATATCGGGAGTTATGAAGAAGTGATGATGCTGAAAAGAAATAATATAGATATTATTATTACGGATCATCATAGACAGACGGAAGAAATAAAAAATTTCAATATTCCGACTATAAATCCCAAAATCAGCAATAATTATCCCAATAGAAATTTATCAGGATCGGGAGTAGCTTTTAAACTGGCTGATGCGGTATATGAAAAATGCGGTGTAAATAAAAAGATACTTTATGATTATCTGGACATTGTAATGATAGGAACTGTGGCTGACGTAGTTCCTATGACTGATGAAAACAGATTTATAATAAAAAAGGGATTGTATAATTTAAGAAAAACTAAAATAAAAGGGATGAAATACATTTTAAATTATTTAAGAATTAATCCCAATAATATAACTACGAGCGATGTAGGATTTTATATAGCACCTATATTCAATGCTCTCGGTAGAATTGATAATTCCAAAATGGTAGTGGAATTTTTCATTGAAGAAGATGATTTTAAACTGTTTTCAATAATCGAAGAAATGAAAAAAGCCAATAAAATACGCCGTTACCTTGAAATAGAAATATATAATGAAATTGAGGAAAAAATACAAAGATTAAACAAACCTAAATATATTTTTATGAAGAGCAGAAAATGGCATTCGGGAGTTATCGGAGTAGTCTGCTCGAGAATATCCATAAAATACAATATTCCCGTAATTCTGGTTTCGATAAAAAACGGATACGGAAAAGCTTCGTGCAGAAGTATTGAGGGACTTAATATATTCGATATGCTGAAAGAAACTTCGGATAAATTTGAAAGATTCGGAGGGCATGATCTTGCTGCGGGATTTCTTGTTTCGGAAAAATATTTGAAAGAGATAGAAATTTATCTGAAAAAAAGACTTGTTACTGCAAACAAATCGAATATTGAAAAAGTATTGTATATAGATTCGGCTTTGAATATAGAGCAGATAAATAAAAGTAAAGTGCTGGATATAAACAGATTGTCGCCTTTCGGTCTGGACAATCAGGAACCGAATTTTGTAGATAAAGGAATAAAATTTATAAGTTTTACAAAATTCGGAGTAAATAACCGTCATTTTAAAGGATTTATAAAAAAGAATGACAGAATAATATCGGTAATCGGATATAATTTAGGGCATAAACTTAAGTTTAAAAATATTAATAAAAAATATGAAATAGTTTATACACCTTCGTTTAAATCAGTAAGAACGGATTTATTTATAGAATTAAAATTAAAAGATTTTAGAGAAAATAGAGGAGGATAA
- a CDS encoding DUF1003 domain-containing protein produces MTDLNDLSEEKRGKLVKNLKEEIENEKKMHMLLEQKVSEITEKKEKLKFSQKLGNAIGDFVGSWKFIILLGLFLVFWIALNVHFLMRKTFDPYPVLLLNLILSCVAAIQAPLIMMSQKRKRDIDRQQKENDYKVNLKTEIVVEDIHYKLDELLEKQEEIIERIIYLEGRKPDPEQRKYKFMKDIFEKDKKAEE; encoded by the coding sequence ATGACGGATTTAAACGATTTATCTGAAGAAAAAAGAGGGAAATTAGTAAAAAATCTTAAAGAAGAAATAGAAAATGAGAAGAAAATGCACATGCTGTTAGAGCAGAAAGTCTCGGAGATAACCGAGAAAAAGGAGAAATTGAAGTTTTCTCAAAAATTGGGTAATGCAATAGGAGATTTTGTCGGAAGTTGGAAATTTATTATACTTTTAGGCTTGTTTTTGGTATTTTGGATAGCTTTGAATGTGCATTTTTTAATGAGAAAAACATTCGATCCGTATCCTGTTCTTCTGCTTAATTTGATTTTATCGTGTGTCGCAGCAATACAGGCACCTCTGATAATGATGAGTCAAAAAAGAAAGCGTGATATAGACAGACAGCAAAAAGAAAATGATTATAAAGTGAATCTGAAAACAGAAATTGTGGTAGAAGATATTCATTATAAGCTTGATGAGTTACTGGAAAAACAGGAAGAAATAATTGAAAGAATTATTTATCTGGAAGGAAGAAAGCCTGATCCTGAACAAAGAAAATATAAATTTATGAAAGATATTTTTGAAAAAGATAAAAAAGCTGAGGAATAA
- the clpX gene encoding ATP-dependent Clp protease ATP-binding subunit ClpX yields the protein MAKSKHICSFCGRGEDEVENLIGSPDNHSFICDRCIDDCLDLIDNYDGVEKKGESEIVLLKPAEIKAKLDDYIIGQETAKKVLSVAVYNHFKRIKHKMKNIDDVELQKSNVLLVGPTGSGKTLLAQTLAKILNVPLAIADATTLTEAGYVGDDVENVLLKLIKAADYDIETAEHGIIYIDEIDKIARKSENMSITRDVSGEGVQQALLKIIEGTVASVPPQGGRKHPNQEMIEINTKDILFIVGGAFEGLESKLKNRINEKRVGFGLENNGQKLDEMTLFENVLPEDLIKFGLIPELIGRLPIITALHGLDEEAMIKILTEPKNSLVKQYKKYFEMEDIKLSFEDDAIVEIAKLALKRKIGARGLRSIIESVMLDLMYEIPSMENVAKVIITKEAVEDKSKVIIKKGKK from the coding sequence TTGGCAAAAAGCAAACATATATGTTCATTTTGCGGCAGAGGGGAAGACGAAGTCGAAAATCTTATAGGAAGTCCTGATAATCATTCGTTTATATGCGACAGGTGTATTGATGATTGTCTGGATTTGATAGATAATTATGACGGTGTTGAAAAAAAAGGCGAAAGTGAAATAGTTTTACTGAAACCTGCAGAAATAAAAGCAAAATTGGACGATTATATAATCGGTCAGGAAACGGCAAAAAAAGTATTGTCTGTTGCGGTGTATAATCACTTTAAAAGAATAAAACATAAAATGAAAAATATCGACGATGTGGAATTGCAGAAATCAAACGTTTTACTTGTCGGTCCTACAGGAAGCGGAAAAACATTGTTGGCTCAGACTTTGGCAAAGATACTGAATGTACCTCTTGCCATAGCTGATGCGACTACATTGACCGAAGCGGGATATGTAGGAGATGACGTGGAAAATGTACTTTTAAAATTGATAAAAGCTGCAGATTATGATATTGAAACTGCCGAACACGGAATAATATATATAGACGAGATTGATAAAATTGCCAGAAAGTCTGAAAATATGTCTATTACGAGAGATGTTTCAGGAGAGGGAGTGCAGCAAGCTTTACTTAAAATAATAGAAGGAACTGTTGCCAGCGTACCTCCTCAAGGAGGAAGAAAGCATCCCAATCAGGAAATGATCGAAATAAACACGAAGGATATATTGTTTATTGTGGGTGGAGCATTTGAAGGACTTGAAAGCAAATTAAAAAACAGAATAAATGAAAAAAGGGTAGGATTCGGGTTGGAAAATAACGGGCAGAAATTAGATGAAATGACTTTATTTGAAAATGTATTGCCTGAAGACCTTATAAAATTCGGACTGATACCTGAATTGATAGGTAGACTGCCTATAATAACTGCATTGCACGGATTGGACGAAGAGGCAATGATAAAAATATTGACTGAACCAAAAAATTCGCTTGTAAAACAGTATAAAAAATATTTTGAAATGGAAGATATTAAATTGAGTTTTGAAGACGATGCAATAGTCGAGATAGCAAAACTGGCACTTAAAAGAAAAATCGGTGCAAGAGGACTCAGATCAATCATTGAAAGTGTAATGCTCGATTTAATGTATGAAATTCCGTCTATGGAAAATGTAGCGAAAGTTATTATTACGAAAGAAGCTGTAGAAGATAAAAGTAAGGTCATTATAAAAAAAGGAAAAAAGTAG
- the clpP gene encoding ATP-dependent Clp endopeptidase proteolytic subunit ClpP, with the protein MYSPVVIENDGRGERSYDIYSRLLKDRIIFLGGEVEDNIANSIIAQLLFLDAQDKEKDIVMYINSPGGVVTAGLAIYDTMRHIKADVSTVCIGQAASMGAVLLAAGAKGKRYSLPNSRVMIHQPSGGARGQATDIQIQAKEIEKIKKTLNEILSEATGKPVEEIYRDTERDNFMSSEEALAYGIIDKIL; encoded by the coding sequence ATGTACAGTCCGGTAGTTATCGAAAATGACGGTCGTGGCGAGAGAAGTTATGACATATATTCAAGATTACTTAAAGACAGAATAATATTTCTGGGAGGGGAAGTAGAAGACAATATTGCAAATTCAATAATAGCACAGCTTTTATTTTTAGATGCCCAGGATAAAGAAAAAGATATAGTAATGTATATAAACAGTCCGGGCGGTGTGGTAACTGCAGGATTGGCTATTTATGACACGATGAGGCATATAAAAGCCGATGTATCTACTGTCTGTATAGGACAGGCTGCAAGTATGGGAGCAGTATTACTTGCGGCAGGAGCTAAAGGTAAAAGATATTCGCTGCCTAATTCGAGAGTTATGATACACCAGCCTTCGGGCGGTGCCAGAGGACAGGCAACGGATATACAGATACAGGCTAAAGAAATCGAAAAGATAAAGAAAACATTGAATGAAATACTGTCCGAAGCGACAGGAAAGCCTGTGGAAGAAATATACAGAGATACCGAAAGAGATAATTTTATGTCTTCGGAAGAAGCATTGGCATACGGTATCATAGATAAAATATTGTAA